ATCGCTGACGAAAACCGAATGCGCTACCCATCACGCCAGTTCTACTTGAAAAGCGAGGCGGAGATGGCGCAGGTGTTTAAAGAGATTCCAGAGAGCCTCACCAACACTCTAGAAGTTGCGGATCGGGTGGATTTGCAGCTTCACTTTGGAGTGAATCACTACCCGGTTTTCGAAAAACCCGAAACGCTCGTGATCGAAACGAAGGCAGACGACTTTGACGCGATTCTCGATATCTTCGTCGAAGAGCAGGAAAAGGTGAATCGGCAGAACGAGGTCGAAGTCGGTGAGGTGCTTCCTGCGGAGAAACGGAAGGAGCTCAAGGTAAATGGTCAGGTGCTTTATGATCTCTGCAAAAAGGGGATCAGGGAGCGTTATGGAATCGACTATGACGATCCCGCCAGTTTTGTGCCGGGCCCCGGTCAGGCAAAGGACTATGCCGAAAAGGTCTGTCGTCAGCTCGATTACGAGTTGGCGATCATTTCCGGAGCAGGGTTTGCCGACTACTTCCTGATTGTCTGGGACTTTATTGATTGGGCGCGGCAGCGGGGGATTCCGGTTGGGCCGGGCCGGGGTTCGGGCGCGGGCTGCGTCGTCGCCTATGTCCTGAAAATTACGGATATCGATCCGCTCCGCTTCGGCCTTCTCTTCGAGCGGATGCTGAACCTCGAGCGGGTGTCGCCTCCAGATTTCGACGTCGATTTCTGCATGAGGCGCAGGGACGAAGTGGTGAACTACGTGCGCGAGAAGTATGGCTCGGACTCCGTAGCGAACATCGTGACCTACGGTAAGTTTGGTCCAAAGATGGTGGTTCGGGATCTGGCGAGGGTAAACGGAGTGGAATACAAGGATGCCGATCGTCTGGCGAAGATGGTTCCGGACGATCTTGGCATCACGATGAAGGATGCGATTAAGAAGTCTCCCGAGCTGCAGGAGGCGATTAAGACTGATGCTATCGCGCGCAAGATCGTGGACCAAGGGAAGGTGATCGAGGGTATGGTCCGCAATACGGGTAAACATGCCTGTGGAATTATCATCTCTGACCGCCGTTTGACCGACCTCGTCCCCGTCTGTTTGCAGGAAGGCGATCTCACTACGCAGTACGCTAAAGGCCCTGTCGAAGATCTCGGTCTTCTTAAGATGGACTTTCTCGGGTTGAAGAACCTCACGGTAATTGCGGACGCCGAGGAGTTTATCCGGACCTCCCGCGAGCTGCCGGACTTTTCCATCGAAGGGGTTCCCCTAGACGACCAGGCGACCTTTGATCTGCTCAACGACGGGAAGACTATCGGCGTCTTCCAGCTGGAATCGGATGGGATGCAGGGGCTTTCGCGCCAGATCGGTCTAAGCTCGTTCGAGGAAATCATCGCTCTCATTGCCCTCTACCGACCGGGACCGATGCAGTTCATCCCGCAGTTCATCGAGGGCAAAAAAGACCCGTCTAAAATCCTCGTCCCGCATCCATTGCTGAAGGAATTAGTCGAGGAAACCTACGGGGTTCTCGTTTATCAGGAGCAGGTAATGCAGGCAGCGAGGATCATCGCAGGGTTTACGCTTGGCAACGCGGACATCCTTCGCCGGGCGATGGGTAAAAAGAAAAAGGACGTCATGGCGCAGCAGAAGGTCGCCTTTATCGACGGAGCCAAGAAAACGAACGGGATCTCCAGCCGGGAGGCGGAAGAAATTTTTGCGATCCTCGAGAAGTTTGCGGAGTACGGATTCAATAAGTCGCACTCTGCGGCTTATGCGATGATCAGTTACCGGACCGCCTACCTGAAAGCGAACTTTCCAGTGGAGTTCATGGCAGCTCTCCTCTCTGCCGAGCTGGGCAATGCCGACAAGGTAGCGCACTACGTCACCGAGGCACTCTCTCTCGGAATTCCCGTCCTTGGACCGGACATCAATGAGTCTCGCCACAATTTTACACCGGTGCCAGGAGAAAATGCAGGTGACGCCGGGCGAATCCGTTTCGGGATGAGTGCCATCAAGGGAGTTGGGGATGCAGCCACCGCAACCATTGTCGAAGAGCGGGATAAAAACGGACCTTATAAAGACTTCACAGATTTTGTCGCACGCACTGACCTTAAGGCCGTCAACCGCCGCACCCTGGAGAATCTGATCCGGACCGGAACGTTTGATTCGTTTGGGGAAGAGCGGGCAGGCTTGTTGGCTAATCTAGATTCGCTGCTTAGCGTTGCTCAAGCCGAGCGGAAGGACCGCGAAGCGGGACAGAAATCACTCTTCGATCTGATGGCGGAACCAGAGAAAGGCGAACCTTCCACGAATGGGACGGCGAGGATCGCGGTCAGTCCTATGGGCCGCAAGGAGATGCTGACCCACGAAAAAGAACTGCTGGGCTTCTATCTTTCCGGGCATCCACTGGATGAATACGGTTTATTGGCAGACGCCATCCTCTCCCTGGATCCGGCGGAGTACCAGCAGCTGGACGATGACGAAACCTTCCGGCTGGTTGGTGTAGTCTCCGGCCTCGAACAGCGGATGACCCGCAAGAGCGGTGAGCCCTGGGCAAAGTTTAGTCTACTCACCCGCTCCCAGAGTCTTCCGGTGACTGTCTTTCCCAAAAATTTTGAGAAGTGTCGCAATGCCATCTTGGCCAATAGCATCGTCGTCGTCGAAGGGCGGGCGGCTCGCCGCGACGAAGGCGTCGACCTTCATGGAATGTCTGTTCGGTCACTGGAGAGTGCTCTGCCTCGTCTCCTCAAAAAAATTTCGTGGGTGATCCGGCCGACTGCAGAGGGAACTTCCTTTCTTACGACCCTTCGCAATGAATTGACCTTTGACGAGAGTGGCATCGAGGTTTGCATAGCAGTTCTCGCCGAGGAGGAAAGAGCCTTCCTCGCAACCGTTTCAGAAAGTCTACGTTTGCCACCGAGCTGGCCGTTGATCCATAAGCTACGCAAGCACCCCGGAGTCGTCGGCCTTCGCGTCTCGGCGGTAGAGCCTAAAGACCTGGACGACCGTCCGCATTGGATGAGAAGGCAGCGGGATAGAAGAGCTGGTTAGTGATGGGAGAGAGAATATAGGTTTTCCTGCTTTAACGCGGAAACGATCCAGATTTTAGACCCAATAAGGTTCGACTGGCGAAAGTGTTAAGCCCGGAACTCGGGAGAACTCTGAGGTATTCAGCGTAGCTATCTCCCAGCCGAGATGTAGTGCCGTAGCAGCAATCATCAAATCGTGAGGGCCAATCAGAATTCCGGTCTTTCTCAACTCAGGGCGTAGCTGTGCATGAGTCGAGGCCGTTTCGAGGTCGAAAGGCATTACAGGATAATTCTCGACGATAAACTTGTAGAACTCACGTCTTTGTTCCCGGCGTTTCCCGGGGGGTGCTCGGTGAACCCCTTCTTCAAATTCTGAGGCTGTAATAGCAGATATTCCGACTTGGGCTTTTCTTACGTGCTTTTCCAAAAAAGCAGCGAGATCCCATATTTTTCGTTCATCGGCGATGAGAACCGATGTATCGAGAAGCACTCCTATCACTCTGCCCAAGGATCCTTTTCCGCCCGATTGCCTGCAGACCTGATTCTGGTCAATTCGTTAGCGAAAAGTTCTGCCTCATCAGCTGCCAAATGCGTTTGTCGGGAACGAATCTTTTTCGCAAGTGCTTCGCCGGTGACTGATAGCGAATGGATAGGGGTGAGCCGAACCACTTCTCGGCCTCCTCGGGTCAAAACCGCGGTTTCGCCTCGATACACGATGCGATTGACCAAATCCGAAAAGTTCCGGCTTCCCTCCGTGACAGATAGTTTTGTGTCCATAAAATCATAAAATCAGATTTTATGATTTTATGCAAGCCAAGCTGCCGTTGTTTACGGCTCGCCGGAAAAGCCTTCCACGGGATTGCTGAGGTTTCAACCCAATCGCAAAGTGCTTGCTCTACAGCGCGGCAAAGTGGTCTTCTCTTAGCTTCACCGAACGATCGTCCTGGAGCACCCATAGCTCGCGGTAGATGACGCCTTTGGCTTTATTCATTTTCCACGCGGACTCCAAGACGGCGCTCTTTGGGTCGATCACGTCTATACGTGGATCCACATACTCCACATCGGAAAATCCATCTTCTATGAGTTTCTGCCAAAAGGCTTGAATCGTTTCTTTCCCGCGAAACTCACCAAACGGTTCGGCAGTCATGACGGCTTCCGCTTCGTAGTGCGAGGCACAACCTGGAGCATCGCCTGAGTTGAATGCAGTTTTCCATTGCTCGCTGGCCTTTTTCACCGCCGCGAGTAAGAAAGTTCTTTCTTCGTCAGTCATTTTTTGTCGCTTTTAGTCAATTCTGGAGGTGTTTGAGGCAAGTGGATTGAGTGCCAGAAGATCCACAGATCCGTATGATGCTGGAGGACTAGATTCCGAATTCGTTTTGGATATCGCTTATTTGTTGTTCCATGTAGGGCCAAAAATCCCATTGGTCGACGAAGCTGGCCTTAGCGTTTTTTCCGCGGAGATAGGCTTCTACAAAATCCTGAGGACAACACTGTTGTCCCGTTGAAACATAAGGAGGGCAGAAGCCTAGCATCGCGACCATCCAGTTGAAAGTCGTGCTATTGCCAGCAGAGAAACCGGCCACTTGGAATTCTCCGTTGATTGAGATGTCATAGGGTCCGAGGACATGAACCAGGTCATGACGGACCGTAAGATCTTCACTGATCCAAAGTGGGTCGCCGGGGAGTGGCCAATCAAACTGGGCATAGAAATCGAAGTAACCCCGCCCCAGCGATCCAGCTGGATAGGATTCGAGCGATTGGTAGCGCTCAAGTTCTTCGGGGTCACCTTCCGCCTCTTTGAGAAGTTTCAAAACCTCTTTGTATCGGCCCTCGGGATCCTCATAGGGAAATACATCCCGTCCGAGCTTTCTCAGAGCACAGTATTCTTGGTTGCGCATGTGTTTTTCGCGGGCGCCAAGAAAATCTTCGATCCGGTGCGTGTTTTCGCCAAGTTGCTCGAGGAACTTCTCAGAAATGTAGGTCTTTGAGTCGGAAAACGGTCGAACGACATAAGGCATCATCGCAATCAACTCGGCAGCACGGGCCTTGTGGTCGCTGTCTGAAAAAAGTGCCGCCAGTTCAGCTGGTTTGATATGAACTTCCTCGTCATCGTGCTCGATTTCCGGATGTCCGAGAATAATGATTCGAACACCCTCAATGAGTTCCTTTTCCGCAGGGGAAATCGGTGCCGTTGCATGCAGCGAAGCAATGCTGCAAAGGGCTCCTAGAATTCCCTTTGATTGATCGTAAGTCCAGTCAGGTGGTTGTATCATAGATCGAAGCTGCGCTGTCTTGATTGTTGATGACGTTCTTTTCGGAGACACCTTTGGG
This window of the Verrucomicrobiota bacterium genome carries:
- the dnaE gene encoding DNA polymerase III subunit alpha, whose protein sequence is MSDVQNPFVHLHVHTDRSLLDGCCRIDSLAARAAELNMPAIAMTDHGNLFGAIEFYRQMTKVGVKPLIGCEIYLVHDHTMDERPKRERKRSDDMVDVPEEELGPENFPKYQIHHKTLIAKNFTGYQNLVKLVSDAHTRGTYYRPRTDMEQLAKHSEGIIGLSGCINGVASQYLIYSDYAKAREATAEFVDIFGKDDYFIEIQDHGMPAQRRIIPGLLKIAKEFDLKVVCANDVHYVRKEDWETHDALLCIQTGKVIADENRMRYPSRQFYLKSEAEMAQVFKEIPESLTNTLEVADRVDLQLHFGVNHYPVFEKPETLVIETKADDFDAILDIFVEEQEKVNRQNEVEVGEVLPAEKRKELKVNGQVLYDLCKKGIRERYGIDYDDPASFVPGPGQAKDYAEKVCRQLDYELAIISGAGFADYFLIVWDFIDWARQRGIPVGPGRGSGAGCVVAYVLKITDIDPLRFGLLFERMLNLERVSPPDFDVDFCMRRRDEVVNYVREKYGSDSVANIVTYGKFGPKMVVRDLARVNGVEYKDADRLAKMVPDDLGITMKDAIKKSPELQEAIKTDAIARKIVDQGKVIEGMVRNTGKHACGIIISDRRLTDLVPVCLQEGDLTTQYAKGPVEDLGLLKMDFLGLKNLTVIADAEEFIRTSRELPDFSIEGVPLDDQATFDLLNDGKTIGVFQLESDGMQGLSRQIGLSSFEEIIALIALYRPGPMQFIPQFIEGKKDPSKILVPHPLLKELVEETYGVLVYQEQVMQAARIIAGFTLGNADILRRAMGKKKKDVMAQQKVAFIDGAKKTNGISSREAEEIFAILEKFAEYGFNKSHSAAYAMISYRTAYLKANFPVEFMAALLSAELGNADKVAHYVTEALSLGIPVLGPDINESRHNFTPVPGENAGDAGRIRFGMSAIKGVGDAATATIVEERDKNGPYKDFTDFVARTDLKAVNRRTLENLIRTGTFDSFGEERAGLLANLDSLLSVAQAERKDREAGQKSLFDLMAEPEKGEPSTNGTARIAVSPMGRKEMLTHEKELLGFYLSGHPLDEYGLLADAILSLDPAEYQQLDDDETFRLVGVVSGLEQRMTRKSGEPWAKFSLLTRSQSLPVTVFPKNFEKCRNAILANSIVVVEGRAARRDEGVDLHGMSVRSLESALPRLLKKISWVIRPTAEGTSFLTTLRNELTFDESGIEVCIAVLAEEERAFLATVSESLRLPPSWPLIHKLRKHPGVVGLRVSAVEPKDLDDRPHWMRRQRDRRAG
- a CDS encoding PIN domain-containing protein, translating into MIGVLLDTSVLIADERKIWDLAAFLEKHVRKAQVGISAITASEFEEGVHRAPPGKRREQRREFYKFIVENYPVMPFDLETASTHAQLRPELRKTGILIGPHDLMIAATALHLGWEIATLNTSEFSRVPGLTLSPVEPYWV
- a CDS encoding type II toxin-antitoxin system prevent-host-death family antitoxin; its protein translation is MDTKLSVTEGSRNFSDLVNRIVYRGETAVLTRGGREVVRLTPIHSLSVTGEALAKKIRSRQTHLAADEAELFANELTRIRSAGNRAEKDPWAE
- a CDS encoding nuclear transport factor 2 family protein, producing MTDEERTFLLAAVKKASEQWKTAFNSGDAPGCASHYEAEAVMTAEPFGEFRGKETIQAFWQKLIEDGFSDVEYVDPRIDVIDPKSAVLESAWKMNKAKGVIYRELWVLQDDRSVKLREDHFAAL